One window from the genome of Mauremys mutica isolate MM-2020 ecotype Southern chromosome 4, ASM2049712v1, whole genome shotgun sequence encodes:
- the CHST14 gene encoding carbohydrate sulfotransferase 14, translated as MFPHPLAPVAVRGAEMGASSVRRVAVPARMRGGSGTMLVPSMLMFGVIVASSGLLLMIERGILAEVKPPPLHPPHGDHAWRSSSDTRAVAPEDMDYQVLQDVRNRTIHTMCGQKNMPHSIWELSGGQRKTVLKHILVSDKHRFLYCYVPKVACSNWKRILKVLDGALENVNVKLKMDHKSDLVFLGDMKPDEISYRLKHYYKFIFVRDPMERLLSAYRNKFGEIKEYQLKYGVEIVKRYRKSTRKSTGDDVTFSEFLQYLLDEEAERMNEHWMPIYNLCQPCAVRYDFIGSYERLTVDANYILEHVQAPSFIRFPERQSWYKPVTRETLQYYMCNTQRGLIKELLPKYILDFSLFAYPLPNITSEFCRQ; from the coding sequence ATGTTCCCGCACCCCCTGGCCCCGGTGGCAGTGCGGGGTGCAGAGATGGGTGCCTCCTCTGTGCGCCGGGTCGCGGTGCCTGCCAGGATGCGGGGCGGCAGTGGCACCATGCTGGTGCCCTCCATGCTCATGTTTGGGGTGATTGTGGCTTCCAGTGGCCTGCTGCTCATGATTGAGAGGGGCATTTTGGCAGAGGTGAAGCCACCACCACTCCATCCCCCACATGGAGACCACGCTTggaggagcagcagtgacaccaggGCAGTGGCCCCCGAGGACATGGATTACCAGGTGCTACAAGATGTTCGTAACCGGACAATCCACACCATGTGTGGGCAAAAGAACATGCCTCACAGTATCTGGGAGCTTTCAGGAGGTCAGAGGAAAACAGTGCTCAAACACATCCTGGTCAGTGATAAACATCGCTTCTTATATTGCTACGTCCCCAAAGTCGCCTGTTCCAACTGGAAACGAATACTGAAAGTTTTGGATGGAGCGCTGGAGAATGTGAATGTCAAGCTCAAAATGGACCACAAGAGTGACTTGGTTTTTCTTGGCGACATGAAGCCAGATGAGATCAGCTACCGGCTAAAGCACTACTACAAATTTATATTTGTTCGAGACCCGATGGAGAGACTTTTATCAGCTTACAGGAATAAATTTGGAGAGATCAAAGAGTACCAGTTAAAGTATGGTGTGGAAATAGTAAAAAGATACCGAAAAAGCACCAGAAAGTCCACAGGGGATGATGTCACCTTTTCTGAGTTTCTCCAATACCTATTAGATGAAGAGGCAGAGAGAATGAATGAACACTGGATGCCCATCTACAACCTATGCCAACCCTGTGCGGTGAGGTACGATTTCATCGGATCATATGAAAGACTGACTGTGGATGCAAATTACATTCTTGAACATGTTCAAGCACCTTCTTTTATCCGTTTCCCAGAACGACAATCATGGTATAAGCCTGTGACTCGGGAAACTCTACAATACTATATGTGTAACACTCAACGTGGGCTTATAAAAGAACTGTTACCAAAATACATTCTGGATTTCTCATTGTTTGCCTATCCTCTTCCAAACATTACTAGTGAATTTTGCAGACAGTGA